In one Bacillus sp. PK3_68 genomic region, the following are encoded:
- a CDS encoding putative thiazole-containing bacteriocin maturation protein, whose amino-acid sequence MANLNPSMRLKVKRDTFYLPEPNRGVYFRNNLSSFRIEGSGIDQWVEKLLPMFNGEYTLGQLTNELPGPYRDRVYEIAEVLYENEYVCDVSQDLPHQLSDDHLKRYASQIEFVDNLVGSGAARFQVFRQAKVLAVGSGPILNSLVSSLIESGLTKIQVLITDEVSTNRQRLKELVEHARKKDPAVALKEVPQKKESWQEIVKPFDSILYVNQEGEVEELRHLHKVCREEKKMFLPAVCLQQVGLAGPLVHPDSEGCWESAWRRLHHSVLFKDRQFPSFSAIPGSLLANVVVFELFKEITGVTGLEQNNRIFLLNLDTLEGNWHSFLPHPLITSDIFAEWVEDIENRLQTGLEKVEPGKLLLYFNQLTSEESGIFHMWEEGDLKQLPLAQCRVQVVDPLSEGPAELMQDIVCSGLTHEEARREVGLTGIEAYVSRMVSLAVKTLPLNKHVDGVLVASEEIVGVGAGESFVEGVGRGLQKCLAEELNKQQLNQKYAVSPVHLSFIEDERCRFYLEALTTMQGAPVIGAGKEVSGFPVVWVGTKDGWYGCADLNITMALRGALQQALIKVQNKSDSSNELACEVTSVFLEEKTPVSLSISACEERIQADILQGAMETLKRNGKRVLVFELGLESVFKEQLDGVFGVLLREEESQ is encoded by the coding sequence GAAGGTAGTGGGATCGATCAATGGGTTGAAAAATTGTTGCCGATGTTTAATGGAGAGTATACGTTAGGACAGTTGACTAACGAATTGCCTGGCCCCTACCGGGATCGAGTATATGAAATTGCAGAAGTGCTGTATGAAAATGAGTATGTTTGTGATGTAAGCCAGGACCTTCCGCATCAATTGTCGGATGATCATCTTAAAAGGTATGCATCTCAAATTGAATTTGTGGACAATTTAGTTGGTTCTGGGGCAGCCCGTTTTCAAGTTTTTCGTCAGGCCAAGGTGCTGGCAGTTGGCTCTGGTCCTATTTTAAATTCATTGGTTTCTTCTTTGATTGAATCGGGTTTGACTAAGATCCAAGTGCTAATCACAGACGAGGTGTCCACCAACAGACAGAGGCTAAAGGAACTCGTGGAACATGCGCGAAAAAAAGACCCAGCGGTTGCCTTAAAGGAGGTTCCGCAAAAGAAGGAGAGTTGGCAAGAAATAGTGAAGCCTTTTGATTCCATTTTGTATGTGAATCAGGAGGGAGAAGTAGAGGAACTTAGACATCTTCATAAAGTTTGCAGGGAAGAGAAGAAAATGTTTCTCCCTGCCGTATGCCTGCAGCAGGTAGGTTTAGCAGGACCATTAGTACATCCGGATTCCGAGGGATGTTGGGAGTCAGCCTGGCGCCGTTTACACCATTCTGTCTTATTCAAGGATAGGCAATTCCCTTCCTTCTCTGCCATCCCGGGATCGTTGTTAGCTAATGTGGTCGTATTTGAACTGTTTAAAGAGATTACAGGAGTTACAGGATTGGAACAGAATAATAGGATTTTTCTTCTGAATTTGGATACATTGGAGGGAAACTGGCATTCGTTTCTGCCTCATCCACTTATAACGAGCGATATATTCGCTGAATGGGTTGAAGATATTGAAAACCGACTCCAGACAGGTTTGGAGAAAGTTGAGCCAGGTAAATTACTTCTTTATTTTAACCAGTTGACATCAGAGGAATCGGGAATCTTCCATATGTGGGAGGAGGGAGATTTAAAGCAGCTTCCGTTAGCTCAGTGTCGTGTTCAGGTAGTCGACCCGCTGTCAGAGGGACCAGCAGAGTTGATGCAAGACATCGTCTGTTCGGGTTTGACTCATGAAGAGGCGCGAAGAGAAGTAGGACTAACTGGGATTGAAGCGTATGTGTCGCGAATGGTCAGTTTGGCCGTGAAGACTCTGCCGCTAAATAAACATGTTGATGGAGTTTTAGTAGCATCTGAGGAAATTGTCGGGGTTGGAGCTGGTGAATCGTTTGTGGAAGGTGTAGGCCGCGGGTTACAGAAGTGTTTGGCTGAGGAGCTTAACAAGCAACAACTTAATCAGAAGTATGCTGTCTCTCCAGTGCATTTAAGTTTTATAGAAGATGAAAGATGCCGGTTCTATTTAGAGGCATTGACTACAATGCAGGGAGCACCCGTTATCGGAGCAGGGAAGGAAGTATCCGGTTTTCCTGTAGTATGGGTAGGTACGAAAGATGGATGGTATGGGTGTGCAGATTTAAATATAACTATGGCGTTACGGGGGGCATTACAGCAGGCACTTATCAAAGTGCAAAACAAATCGGATTCCTCTAATGAACTAGCCTGTGAAGTAACGTCCGTATTTTTGGAAGAAAAAACGCCAGTTAGTCTTAGTATCTCTGCGTGTGAAGAGAGGATACAAGCCGACATCCTACAAGGAGCCATGGAAACATTGAAACGGAATGGAAAACGGGTCCTAGTATTCGAATTAGGGCTTGAATCTGTTTTTAAAGAGCAACTAGACGGAGTGTTTGGTGTTTTGTTGAGAGAGGAGGAGTCACAATGA
- a CDS encoding TOMM precursor leader peptide-binding protein — protein sequence MSSFILIVGEGMLAELVSDELSAHHQVIRKSNLEEEVPKNMDLALFLDDGWEPSVHRKAEEVLRKTGTPWLRGFISFGEGVIGPLVRPNAAGCSQCADMRRLMGGRDRTEMWEAQQKSAVAGGMGSDPWASSTGLLQMAYLIGGEVQNVLQGNQAYSEGKVYLIDLKTLKGSWHSFLPNPLCPVCGRLPDDSKRLARISLQPSPKISSSSFRCRPLDEMKKVIVKDYLDNRTGLLNSKMYDLVPPFADASVNLPMLAGDEGTAGRTHSYAESVLTAILEGLERYCGLEPRGKRTVIHDSFRNLENQALNPLKVGVHAKEQYAQPGFPFKSFDPDRSINWVWGYSLLEERPILVPELLAYYSVGCGSQGFIYETSNGCALGGSLEEAIFYGIMEVVERDSFLMTWYAKLNLPRLDPFTADDQELSLMLERMRAVAGYDLYLYNSTMEHGIPSIWAMAKNRKEKGLNLICAAGAHLDPVRAVKSAVHELAGMMLTLDEQFEANQKEYERMLHDSSLVRQMDDHGMLYGLPQAEERLSFLLDNNGPMRTFKDEFKWKSNHTHLTDDLQDILQVFRRLNLDVIIVDQSTSETMRNRLYCVKVLIPGMLPMTFGHHLTRLTGLERVLRVPMDLGYTNKPLTPEQLNPYPHPFP from the coding sequence ATGAGTTCCTTCATATTGATTGTCGGGGAAGGGATGTTGGCGGAACTCGTAAGTGATGAACTGTCAGCACACCACCAAGTTATTCGCAAGTCCAATTTAGAGGAAGAAGTTCCGAAAAATATGGATTTGGCCCTTTTTTTGGATGATGGTTGGGAACCCTCTGTTCATCGAAAGGCGGAAGAAGTGTTACGAAAGACTGGTACTCCCTGGCTCAGAGGCTTCATTTCATTTGGAGAAGGTGTAATTGGTCCGCTTGTACGGCCCAATGCAGCCGGTTGCTCTCAATGCGCGGACATGAGACGTCTCATGGGAGGACGTGACCGTACAGAGATGTGGGAGGCACAACAGAAGTCGGCTGTGGCCGGAGGGATGGGAAGTGACCCGTGGGCTTCAAGTACCGGACTTTTACAAATGGCTTACCTGATCGGGGGTGAGGTCCAGAATGTATTACAAGGTAATCAGGCTTATTCGGAAGGGAAGGTATACCTAATTGACTTGAAAACATTGAAGGGCTCATGGCATTCTTTTCTGCCCAACCCGCTATGTCCGGTCTGTGGTCGATTACCCGATGATTCAAAGAGATTAGCCCGAATTTCGCTGCAGCCAAGCCCGAAAATCAGTTCCAGCAGTTTCCGCTGCCGCCCGTTGGATGAGATGAAAAAAGTTATTGTCAAAGACTATCTAGATAATCGTACTGGCCTTTTGAATAGTAAAATGTATGACCTAGTGCCTCCATTTGCTGATGCGAGTGTCAATCTGCCTATGTTAGCCGGGGATGAGGGGACAGCTGGACGGACTCATTCCTACGCAGAAAGTGTGTTGACAGCCATTTTAGAGGGATTAGAGCGGTACTGCGGTTTAGAGCCACGTGGCAAACGAACAGTAATACATGACAGTTTCCGTAACCTGGAAAATCAAGCGCTTAATCCATTAAAGGTAGGTGTACACGCAAAGGAACAATATGCGCAGCCTGGTTTTCCATTTAAATCGTTTGATCCTGACCGATCCATTAATTGGGTATGGGGTTATTCGTTATTAGAAGAGCGTCCAATTCTCGTACCTGAGCTCCTTGCTTATTACAGTGTTGGATGTGGATCACAAGGTTTTATCTATGAAACTTCCAATGGCTGTGCGCTAGGAGGAAGTTTAGAAGAGGCCATTTTCTATGGAATTATGGAAGTGGTCGAGCGTGATTCATTCCTGATGACTTGGTACGCGAAGCTGAATCTTCCGCGCCTGGATCCTTTTACAGCTGACGACCAGGAGTTGAGCTTAATGCTCGAACGGATGCGAGCCGTCGCTGGATATGATTTGTATTTGTATAACTCCACCATGGAACACGGTATTCCAAGTATTTGGGCAATGGCTAAAAACAGAAAGGAAAAGGGATTGAATCTCATCTGTGCAGCTGGAGCCCATCTTGATCCGGTACGGGCGGTGAAAAGCGCGGTTCACGAGCTTGCTGGCATGATGCTGACCCTTGATGAACAATTTGAGGCGAACCAGAAGGAGTACGAAAGAATGCTGCATGATTCTTCCTTGGTGAGGCAGATGGATGACCACGGCATGCTTTACGGTTTGCCGCAAGCAGAAGAGCGCTTAAGTTTTTTACTTGACAACAATGGCCCTATGCGGACTTTTAAAGACGAGTTTAAGTGGAAGTCGAATCATACGCATCTGACCGATGATTTGCAAGACATCCTTCAGGTGTTCCGTCGGTTAAATCTTGATGTAATTATAGTAGACCAGTCGACCTCGGAAACGATGCGGAATAGATTGTATTGCGTAAAAGTACTGATTCCGGGGATGTTGCCGATGACATTCGGGCATCACCTTACCCGCCTGACAGGGCTTGAGAGGGTACTCCGAGTCCCTATGGATCTTGGGTATACGAATAAACCATTGACACCAGAACAACTCAATCCATATCCGCATCCATTTCCTTAA
- a CDS encoding SagB family peptide dehydrogenase, giving the protein MNLEEFLHNLHFNVDKANQPNWEVDWEDAPLAYKLYRGLPVIPLSAEVPLTLIRGEPPVRLDLNKVGHFLWYVFGFTQLSQSVSPMDSTEQGSYPLQSYRRFAPSGGALYPNELYVYLKIEGIPDGVYHYDVAHHSLALLREGNFDSYLARALGNRCDISSCFGVVFVSTMFWKNFFKYNNFAYRLQGLDAGVLIGQLMEVAKRFGFASGVYFQFLDTAINHLLGLSEMEENVYSVIPLSVEATFWSTSGRDLYKNVISEELKQELPAIQPEHFEQSPSVKEYPMITAMNEASRLDSTWSFRVIEGRAMPERVECTVALPDIKPLSYDLAEACGNRFSPDMDFVLGKVSQEQLATLLLEATASFSYRNDLDEAHRSNGPRVTIYGCLYNVEGIANGSYYYDSAKHKLREICPGDHRLHLQTGMSLDNVNLLQVPLCLHVAGDKEFYKTELGYRGYRIQQMEAGMLVQRLLLAASALGMGGHPLLGFDANLSDELYKMDQQGKTSLIQIPIGPYRPRPWLRGSLHS; this is encoded by the coding sequence ATGAATCTGGAAGAATTTCTGCACAACCTTCATTTTAATGTTGATAAGGCAAATCAGCCGAACTGGGAAGTGGATTGGGAGGATGCCCCTCTTGCATATAAACTCTACCGTGGACTACCGGTTATTCCGTTGTCTGCGGAAGTACCGCTAACACTTATTAGAGGAGAACCTCCCGTAAGATTGGACCTTAATAAAGTCGGTCATTTTCTCTGGTATGTGTTCGGTTTCACTCAATTGAGTCAATCCGTCTCTCCAATGGATTCCACAGAGCAAGGTTCCTACCCTTTGCAGTCGTACCGGCGGTTTGCTCCTTCTGGTGGGGCGCTGTATCCCAACGAATTGTACGTGTATTTGAAGATAGAGGGAATCCCTGATGGCGTCTACCATTATGATGTAGCACACCATAGCCTGGCATTGCTGCGGGAAGGGAATTTCGATTCCTATTTAGCTAGGGCTCTGGGCAATCGGTGTGATATCTCCTCGTGTTTTGGTGTTGTCTTTGTGTCGACAATGTTCTGGAAAAATTTCTTTAAATACAACAACTTTGCGTATCGGCTCCAAGGGCTGGATGCTGGTGTCCTAATTGGACAGTTAATGGAGGTAGCGAAAAGGTTTGGCTTCGCCTCAGGTGTGTACTTTCAATTTCTTGATACCGCAATCAATCATCTGCTTGGACTATCGGAAATGGAGGAGAATGTATATAGTGTAATCCCGCTATCGGTGGAAGCAACCTTCTGGTCTACTAGCGGAAGGGACCTATACAAAAATGTTATATCGGAGGAATTGAAACAAGAGCTGCCAGCCATTCAACCAGAACATTTCGAGCAGTCGCCTAGTGTCAAAGAATATCCGATGATAACTGCGATGAATGAAGCTTCTAGGCTGGATTCCACATGGTCATTTCGGGTGATAGAGGGGAGGGCAATGCCTGAACGTGTGGAGTGCACGGTGGCATTGCCTGATATAAAGCCCCTGTCGTATGACCTGGCCGAGGCCTGCGGAAACCGATTTTCTCCCGACATGGATTTCGTTTTAGGGAAAGTGAGTCAAGAACAACTGGCCACCCTTCTCCTGGAGGCAACGGCTTCTTTCTCATACAGAAATGATTTGGATGAAGCACATAGGAGTAACGGCCCTCGTGTAACAATTTACGGCTGTTTATATAACGTCGAAGGGATTGCAAATGGGTCGTACTATTATGACAGCGCAAAGCACAAGTTAAGAGAAATATGTCCTGGAGACCATCGACTCCATTTGCAGACTGGAATGTCTCTGGATAATGTGAATTTGCTCCAAGTGCCACTTTGCCTGCATGTGGCTGGTGATAAGGAATTTTATAAAACAGAACTAGGATACAGGGGGTATCGAATCCAGCAGATGGAAGCAGGCATGCTCGTGCAACGATTGCTTTTGGCTGCATCAGCTCTCGGAATGGGAGGACACCCACTTCTCGGATTTGACGCGAATTTGAGTGATGAACTCTATAAGATGGACCAACAAGGAAAGACCAGTCTAATCCAAATACCTATTGGTCCCTATCGCCCTCGTCCTTGGCTGAGGGGAAGTCTGCACAGCTAA
- a CDS encoding YceI family protein, protein MAKFTVDQSHSSIGFEVKHMMVSKVKGNFDAYTAEVEAADLTDLTTADIAFTFDVASINTRSEDRDNHLKSGDFFDAEAYPSITFKSTNISKDGDDYKVTGDLTIKDVTKPVTFDVEFGGKGTNPWGVEVYGFEASTKINREEFGLTWNAALETGGVLVGKDIKITVELEVNPQA, encoded by the coding sequence ATGGCAAAATTTACAGTGGATCAATCACACTCTAGTATTGGGTTTGAAGTAAAACATATGATGGTGTCAAAAGTGAAAGGGAATTTTGACGCTTACACGGCAGAAGTAGAAGCAGCCGATTTAACAGACTTAACAACAGCTGATATTGCTTTTACGTTTGATGTGGCAAGTATTAATACTCGCTCGGAAGATCGCGATAACCACTTGAAATCAGGAGATTTCTTTGATGCAGAAGCATACCCGTCGATTACGTTCAAATCAACAAATATCTCAAAAGACGGCGATGACTATAAAGTAACCGGCGACCTAACCATTAAGGACGTGACAAAGCCAGTAACATTCGATGTTGAATTTGGTGGAAAAGGTACCAACCCATGGGGAGTAGAGGTTTACGGTTTTGAAGCATCGACAAAAATTAACCGTGAAGAATTTGGACTCACATGGAATGCGGCACTTGAAACAGGTGGCGTATTAGTCGGAAAAGATATCAAGATTACAGTGGAATTAGAAGTTAATCCACAAGCTTAA
- a CDS encoding ring-cleaving dioxygenase, which produces MNELKGVHHVTAITSSAEKIYDFFTYTLGLRLVKKTVNQDDIQTYHLFFADDAGSPGTDMTFFDFPGIPKGIHGNNEISKTSFRIPADEALDYWVKRFDKYDVKHNGIQEQFGKKVLSFVDFDDQQYQLISDEQNEGVASGTPWQKGPVPLEYAITGLGPVFVRTAYFDYFKEVLEKVFHMKEVAQEGSFHLFEMGEGGNGAQVIMEHNTVLPQARQGFGTVHHAAFRVDERADLESWQQRLAGFNLPNSGYVERYYFGSLYTNVAPSILFELATDGPGFMGDEPYETLGEKLSLPPFFEEKREKIESLVRPINTVRSTKNFEKEYL; this is translated from the coding sequence ATGAACGAATTAAAAGGAGTACACCATGTTACTGCCATTACAAGCAGCGCAGAAAAAATTTATGACTTCTTTACGTATACACTTGGCTTACGGTTGGTAAAGAAAACGGTCAACCAGGATGACATCCAAACATATCACTTGTTTTTTGCCGATGATGCAGGGAGCCCGGGTACAGACATGACGTTTTTCGATTTTCCTGGCATTCCAAAAGGAATCCATGGAAACAATGAAATATCAAAAACCTCTTTCCGGATACCAGCTGATGAAGCGTTAGATTATTGGGTGAAGCGATTTGATAAATATGATGTAAAACATAACGGGATTCAAGAGCAATTTGGTAAAAAGGTGTTGTCTTTTGTGGATTTTGATGACCAGCAATATCAACTGATCTCAGACGAACAAAATGAGGGAGTGGCTTCCGGGACACCATGGCAAAAAGGGCCAGTTCCTCTGGAGTATGCTATTACGGGATTGGGGCCTGTCTTTGTGCGAACAGCTTATTTTGATTATTTCAAGGAAGTACTGGAAAAAGTATTTCATATGAAGGAAGTGGCACAGGAAGGATCATTCCACTTATTTGAAATGGGGGAAGGCGGCAACGGTGCGCAGGTTATTATGGAGCACAATACCGTTTTACCTCAAGCACGCCAAGGATTTGGCACAGTTCACCATGCGGCATTCCGGGTGGATGAACGGGCAGACCTAGAGTCATGGCAACAGCGGTTAGCTGGATTTAACCTTCCTAATTCTGGCTATGTAGAACGCTATTATTTTGGCTCGTTATATACAAACGTTGCCCCTTCCATTCTCTTTGAACTAGCAACGGATGGCCCTGGTTTTATGGGAGACGAACCTTATGAAACACTTGGAGAAAAGTTATCTTTGCCGCCGTTTTTTGAAGAGAAACGTGAAAAAATTGAGTCACTCGTACGGCCAATTAATACCGTGCGTAGTACAAAGAACTTTGAGAAAGAATACTTGTAA
- a CDS encoding NADPH-dependent FMN reductase, whose translation MGFLTKLFGSQSKEEPSMTTINIGIILGSTREGRVSPQVGAWVKEIADKRGDANYTVIDIADYKLPLLGEPGADASGAAAWSEIIAKQDGFVFIVQEYNHSITGALKNALDYLREEWNNKAAGIVSYGSVGGARAAEHLRGILGELLVADVRVHPALSLFTDFENGTEFKPKEVQESSVNQMLDQVIPWATALKTIR comes from the coding sequence ATGGGATTTTTAACTAAATTATTCGGCTCACAATCAAAGGAGGAACCATCAATGACTACAATAAATATTGGTATTATTTTAGGATCCACTCGTGAAGGACGTGTCAGTCCACAAGTAGGTGCCTGGGTAAAGGAAATAGCGGACAAACGCGGGGATGCAAATTATACAGTGATCGATATCGCAGATTACAAATTACCCCTACTAGGTGAACCAGGTGCCGACGCTTCAGGAGCGGCTGCATGGTCAGAGATCATTGCGAAACAAGACGGATTTGTATTTATTGTACAAGAATACAACCACTCAATAACAGGCGCGCTTAAGAATGCATTAGACTATTTACGTGAGGAATGGAATAACAAAGCTGCTGGTATCGTTTCTTACGGTTCAGTAGGCGGTGCTCGGGCAGCAGAACATTTACGTGGAATTTTAGGTGAATTATTAGTAGCGGACGTGCGTGTTCATCCAGCATTGTCACTATTCACTGATTTTGAAAACGGCACAGAGTTCAAACCAAAAGAGGTACAAGAAAGCTCAGTAAACCAAATGTTAGATCAAGTGATTCCTTGGGCCACTGCTTTAAAGACCATTCGTTAA
- a CDS encoding ring-cleaving dioxygenase has protein sequence MEKIAGHHHISMITKNAKETNDFYQHVLGLRRVKVSVNQDDPSMYHLFYGDLTGSPGTGLTFFEMPMAGRTHRGTNAITRIGLLVPSIESLMYWKERFALFGVEHGDITTYAGRDALHFEDREGLRMVLLNNNGEPVPDHWKEWKDSDAEQRHRILGMGPVEITVHSLNHLSSTLENIFGYALLSRTDKQAIYQSMAGQSFGEIVIIEQEGPNEKPGRGSVHHLAIRVKNREELRLWEKRIKDSGFAIIKTADRYYFESIYFKEHNGILFELATDGPGFTADSSIKELGKTLDLPPFLESKRGEIEAKLEPIE, from the coding sequence ATGGAAAAAATCGCAGGGCATCATCATATTTCCATGATCACAAAAAATGCAAAAGAAACGAATGATTTTTATCAACATGTTCTTGGTTTACGCAGGGTAAAAGTATCTGTTAATCAAGATGATCCATCGATGTATCATTTGTTTTACGGAGATTTAACGGGAAGTCCAGGAACAGGGTTAACATTTTTTGAAATGCCGATGGCTGGCCGCACCCATCGAGGGACCAATGCGATTACCAGGATTGGTTTGCTAGTACCATCCATTGAAAGTCTTATGTATTGGAAAGAGCGTTTCGCTTTGTTTGGAGTGGAACATGGAGACATAACAACTTATGCAGGAAGAGACGCTCTTCATTTTGAAGATCGGGAAGGGCTCCGCATGGTGTTGTTAAATAATAACGGAGAACCTGTTCCTGATCATTGGAAGGAATGGAAGGATTCTGATGCTGAACAACGGCATCGCATTCTTGGAATGGGTCCGGTTGAAATAACTGTTCATTCTTTAAATCATTTGTCTAGCACGTTAGAAAATATTTTTGGGTATGCACTGTTATCACGCACGGATAAACAAGCCATTTATCAGTCGATGGCAGGTCAATCATTTGGAGAGATTGTCATTATCGAACAAGAGGGACCTAATGAAAAGCCGGGCAGAGGAAGTGTTCACCATTTAGCGATTCGTGTGAAAAATAGAGAAGAGTTGCGATTATGGGAGAAGCGCATCAAGGATTCGGGCTTTGCCATTATAAAAACAGCTGACAGATATTATTTTGAAAGTATTTATTTCAAGGAACACAACGGAATTTTGTTTGAATTAGCAACTGATGGGCCAGGCTTTACTGCTGATTCCTCTATTAAAGAGTTAGGAAAAACACTCGATTTGCCTCCATTTTTAGAATCAAAACGCGGTGAAATTGAGGCGAAATTGGAACCTATTGAATAA
- a CDS encoding ring-cleaving dioxygenase, which translates to MKKQTAGIHHITAIVGHPQENIDFYAGILGLRLVKQTVNFDDPETYHLYFGNEGGKPGTIITFFPWADAYRGRIGDGQVGVTTYVVPPGSLDFWKDRFTKFDIDYTIAERFGEAYVQFEDPHGLQLEVVEREGGEENGWTFGNITKDVAIKGFGGAILYSSRPQETQATLVDVMGLEVVGTEGNYTRFKSTADIGNIIDLKMTTGVRGKMGVGTVHHIAWRAKDDHDHLEWQGYAMDKGQHVTEIKDRNYFNAIYFRESGEILFEIATDPPGFAHDETYETMGSHLMLPSQYESFRHRLEKSLIPIHVRPLDE; encoded by the coding sequence ATGAAAAAACAGACAGCAGGGATTCATCACATTACTGCAATTGTAGGGCATCCACAAGAAAATATTGACTTTTATGCAGGCATATTGGGCTTGCGTCTTGTTAAACAAACCGTGAACTTCGATGATCCAGAAACATACCACTTATATTTTGGGAATGAAGGTGGCAAGCCAGGAACCATTATTACATTTTTCCCTTGGGCAGATGCATATAGAGGGCGTATAGGCGACGGACAGGTTGGGGTGACAACTTATGTTGTTCCTCCGGGTTCATTAGATTTCTGGAAGGACCGATTCACTAAGTTTGATATAGACTACACAATAGCAGAACGATTTGGTGAAGCATATGTACAATTTGAAGATCCACATGGTTTACAACTTGAAGTTGTAGAACGTGAAGGGGGAGAAGAAAACGGCTGGACATTCGGCAACATTACAAAAGACGTTGCCATTAAAGGCTTTGGGGGAGCGATCCTCTATTCAAGTCGCCCTCAAGAGACTCAAGCAACGTTAGTTGATGTAATGGGACTGGAAGTAGTGGGGACAGAAGGAAACTATACACGTTTTAAATCGACAGCAGATATTGGCAATATCATTGACTTGAAAATGACAACAGGTGTCCGAGGAAAAATGGGAGTGGGGACAGTACACCATATCGCATGGCGGGCAAAGGATGATCATGATCATTTGGAGTGGCAAGGCTACGCGATGGATAAAGGCCAACATGTAACAGAAATTAAAGACCGTAACTATTTTAATGCGATTTACTTCCGCGAATCAGGGGAAATCTTGTTCGAGATCGCGACAGACCCTCCAGGCTTCGCCCACGATGAAACATATGAAACGATGGGCAGTCATCTTATGCTGCCATCACAATATGAATCGTTCCGTCACCGTTTAGAGAAATCACTAATTCCTATTCATGTGCGTCCATTGGATGAGTGA
- a CDS encoding alpha/beta hydrolase gives MKHIFRLGEKPDKPVLLLLHGTGGDEHGLLALAEIVDPEASVLSVRGNVLENGMPRFFRRLAEGVFDEEDLIFRTNELNDFLDEAAKEYEFDRQNIIAIGYSNGANIAASLLFHHANSLKAAVLHHPMVPRRGIDLPNLSGKKVFIAAGTNDPICPQQESIELQQLLESAQASVTVHWENHGHQLTMSEVEAAKQWYEQVWK, from the coding sequence ATGAAACATATTTTTCGATTAGGAGAAAAACCAGATAAACCCGTCTTGCTTTTATTGCACGGTACAGGTGGAGATGAACATGGGTTATTGGCATTGGCAGAAATCGTTGATCCGGAGGCTTCTGTACTAAGTGTACGAGGGAACGTATTAGAAAATGGAATGCCGCGTTTCTTTAGAAGATTAGCTGAAGGTGTATTTGATGAAGAGGACCTAATTTTTCGTACAAATGAGCTGAATGATTTCTTAGATGAAGCAGCTAAAGAATACGAATTTGATCGTCAAAATATTATTGCCATCGGTTATTCAAATGGTGCCAATATCGCAGCAAGCTTGTTATTTCATCATGCAAATTCTTTAAAAGCAGCGGTATTGCACCATCCTATGGTACCGAGACGGGGAATCGATCTCCCAAATTTATCAGGAAAGAAAGTATTTATAGCAGCTGGAACAAATGATCCGATTTGTCCACAACAAGAGTCCATAGAGCTTCAACAATTATTAGAAAGTGCCCAGGCATCAGTCACTGTGCACTGGGAAAATCATGGTCATCAATTAACTATGAGCGAAGTGGAAGCGGCTAAACAATGGTATGAGCAAGTTTGGAAATGA